A portion of the bacterium genome contains these proteins:
- a CDS encoding LamG domain-containing protein, with product MRTGAVLCCLCLATALAWPLDQGDVLFYAPFDGTVTPALAVGDKTPRTAGQPTFQSGKHGQAVVCQDKQFGLSYAAPGNLNPQHGSLSLWVAPVAWRHGDGRNHNFMVLRGEPSYLLYTYISLPTYFLQLEGGNPRVGTEVDWQPGEWHHLVATWQDRDFRLYVDGKLRSVDSETMSLPRQTGDLFDVGSHNFGCEDATAFDELILFRRALAAEEIAALHEWTLSPEGQASQAPVPSVADVPLLQASLRHFPMAGRVEVTVRPTGVGLADGQALPVQASLLDAAGKSQASQQANAFLGRPSLLTFDVGKLGGATYRVAVSAGTARPLELAFERRAQPEWLGNTIGLDGSVPAPWTPVEVAQRGKETRVRTWGREMLFAGGLCDQVTTQGQALLSAPIGLHLQEKGAPASCEMGPAAVTSRTPEAIVLSSTGTLAPLQLRIQTTCEFDGFTWFEIELTPPATGAAVDSLALEMPFARDQATLLYSGTYYPSLDNGTGGITPAGFTGGWRPWFWVGNERGGLEWCAEDHRGWVLSKPKEALSVVPTASSPPAPSLQGGGAVMVRLNIVDKPTKLTQPLKLAFGLQATPVKPQRADRRRWRAIGQQPGTGLEKTYMLPADRHVRGVTLWNEGWTDTWMIPKPRPTAKDTIAKREQEGIRPCMYLATHTVDPREEWVRYYWDYWRTTPGETFDPAWLADKSYYVEAGICQASGYQDYFIWLLDRAIQSTDLKGLYFDNSVSRECDNALHGCGAAVPVARQEQAAQQDPSGPRYPILAARQFYKRVYRLMRAHAPDSLIAIHMSGWPLMPLQAFADIICDGENFTGYMQVVKKEKGWDNYWHTLPLDVMRAQYRNHWGPETAFLPEFGRALGKEWNENTAHTRESVEHLIGLYFIHDSGLWPCWSTLEPYGRFFQAQDRFGWDEQVAFVPYWDLQGLASISTTADLSHAQPPEEAARAGNPPLVMSLFRRPGKVMFVPYNNTDQDLPVTISWEAAKLGVGPATELEDIFRGTKAKVTGQQVTVTVPKRNFGMWTAP from the coding sequence ATGCGCACCGGCGCGGTCCTGTGCTGCCTCTGTCTCGCCACCGCCCTCGCCTGGCCGCTCGATCAGGGCGATGTGCTCTTCTACGCGCCCTTCGACGGTACGGTCACCCCTGCCTTGGCCGTCGGGGACAAGACCCCGCGCACCGCAGGCCAACCCACGTTCCAGTCCGGCAAGCACGGGCAGGCTGTCGTCTGCCAGGACAAGCAGTTTGGCCTCTCGTACGCCGCACCGGGCAACCTGAACCCACAGCATGGGTCGCTCTCGCTCTGGGTCGCGCCGGTGGCCTGGCGCCATGGCGACGGCCGCAACCACAACTTCATGGTCCTGCGTGGCGAGCCGAGCTACTTGCTGTACACCTACATCTCCCTCCCGACATACTTCCTGCAACTGGAGGGCGGCAACCCGCGCGTGGGCACGGAGGTGGACTGGCAGCCGGGAGAGTGGCACCACCTCGTGGCGACCTGGCAAGACCGCGACTTCCGCCTCTATGTGGATGGCAAGCTGCGCAGCGTGGACAGCGAGACGATGTCGCTGCCACGTCAGACCGGCGACCTGTTCGACGTGGGCTCCCACAACTTCGGCTGTGAAGACGCGACGGCCTTCGATGAGCTGATCCTCTTCCGGCGGGCCCTGGCCGCCGAGGAGATCGCGGCGCTCCATGAGTGGACGCTATCGCCGGAGGGGCAAGCCTCGCAGGCGCCGGTGCCGTCGGTCGCCGATGTGCCCCTCCTGCAGGCCAGCCTGCGCCATTTCCCGATGGCCGGGCGGGTGGAAGTCACGGTGCGCCCCACCGGTGTCGGCCTCGCGGACGGGCAGGCGTTGCCGGTGCAGGCCAGTCTGCTGGATGCAGCGGGCAAGTCGCAGGCCAGCCAGCAGGCGAATGCCTTCCTGGGCAGACCCAGCCTGCTCACCTTCGACGTCGGCAAGCTGGGAGGGGCGACATATCGCGTAGCCGTATCCGCGGGGACGGCCAGGCCGCTGGAGTTGGCCTTTGAGCGCCGCGCACAGCCGGAATGGCTCGGCAACACGATCGGCCTGGATGGCAGCGTGCCCGCCCCGTGGACGCCGGTGGAGGTCGCACAACGGGGCAAGGAGACACGGGTCCGGACATGGGGGCGCGAGATGCTGTTCGCCGGCGGCCTGTGTGATCAGGTCACGACCCAGGGGCAGGCGTTGCTGAGCGCACCCATCGGTCTGCATCTGCAGGAGAAGGGCGCCCCGGCATCTTGCGAGATGGGGCCCGCCGCCGTCACCTCCCGCACGCCTGAAGCCATCGTCCTGTCATCCACGGGCACACTCGCGCCGCTGCAGCTACGGATCCAGACCACCTGTGAGTTCGACGGCTTCACGTGGTTCGAGATCGAGCTGACCCCGCCGGCCACAGGCGCGGCCGTGGACAGCCTCGCCCTCGAGATGCCCTTCGCGAGGGACCAGGCGACGCTGTTGTACTCGGGCACGTACTACCCGTCGCTGGACAACGGCACCGGCGGGATCACCCCGGCCGGCTTCACGGGTGGCTGGCGGCCCTGGTTCTGGGTGGGCAACGAGCGCGGCGGGCTGGAGTGGTGCGCCGAGGACCACCGCGGCTGGGTGCTATCCAAGCCGAAGGAGGCTCTGAGCGTCGTCCCCACGGCTTCCTCCCCCCCGGCCCCCTCCCTGCAGGGCGGGGGAGCCGTGATGGTACGGCTGAACATCGTTGACAAGCCCACGAAGCTGACCCAGCCCCTCAAGCTGGCCTTCGGCCTGCAGGCCACGCCGGTCAAGCCCCAGCGCGCGGACCGACGGCGTTGGCGGGCCATCGGTCAGCAGCCCGGCACCGGCCTGGAGAAGACCTACATGCTCCCCGCCGACCGGCACGTGCGCGGGGTCACGCTGTGGAATGAGGGCTGGACCGACACGTGGATGATCCCCAAGCCGCGCCCCACGGCGAAGGACACCATCGCCAAACGAGAGCAGGAGGGCATCCGGCCCTGCATGTACCTGGCGACCCACACCGTGGACCCGCGCGAGGAGTGGGTGCGGTACTACTGGGACTACTGGCGCACCACGCCCGGTGAGACGTTCGACCCCGCGTGGCTGGCAGACAAGAGCTACTACGTCGAGGCCGGGATCTGCCAGGCCTCCGGCTACCAGGACTACTTCATCTGGCTGCTGGACCGGGCCATCCAGAGCACCGACCTCAAGGGCCTGTACTTCGACAACTCGGTATCACGCGAGTGTGACAACGCGCTGCATGGCTGTGGCGCCGCCGTCCCGGTGGCCCGGCAGGAGCAGGCCGCGCAGCAGGACCCGTCCGGCCCGCGCTATCCCATCCTCGCAGCCCGGCAGTTCTACAAGCGCGTCTACCGCCTCATGCGCGCCCACGCCCCTGACTCGCTCATCGCCATCCACATGAGCGGCTGGCCGCTGATGCCCCTGCAGGCCTTCGCCGACATCATCTGCGACGGCGAGAACTTCACCGGCTACATGCAGGTCGTGAAGAAGGAAAAGGGGTGGGACAACTACTGGCACACGCTGCCGCTGGATGTGATGCGCGCGCAGTACCGGAACCACTGGGGCCCCGAGACGGCCTTCCTGCCCGAGTTCGGCCGGGCGCTGGGCAAGGAGTGGAACGAGAACACCGCCCACACCAGGGAGTCGGTGGAGCACTTGATCGGCCTGTACTTCATCCACGACTCCGGCCTGTGGCCCTGCTGGTCCACGCTGGAGCCGTACGGCCGGTTCTTCCAGGCCCAGGACCGCTTCGGGTGGGATGAACAGGTGGCCTTCGTGCCCTACTGGGATCTGCAGGGCCTCGCCTCGATCAGCACGACGGCCGACCTGAGCCACGCGCAACCGCCCGAGGAGGCCGCCCGCGCCGGCAATCCCCCGCTGGTCATGTCGCTCTTCCGCCGGCCCGGCAAGGTCATGTTCGTGCCCTACAACAACACCGACCAGGACCTGCCGGTCACGATCAGTTGGGAGGCGGCGAAGCTGGGAGTAGGGCCGGCGACGGAGTTGGAGGACATCTTCCGGGGGACAAAGGCCAAGGTGACGGGCCAGCAGGTGACCGTCACGGTGCCCAAGCGGAACTTCGGGATGTGGACGGCGCCGTAG
- a CDS encoding PIN domain-containing protein, giving the protein MRVLLDTDAMTHLIRADRPQLSSRVMTVALHDRFTSAISLGELLYGFERSARHEHLRAILDEIVLPELTVLPFDEAAAYQYAVLRVSLERQGQTLHEADLRIAAIALAHNLALITGNTRHFRRIPGLRVYDWLNA; this is encoded by the coding sequence ATGAGAGTACTGCTGGACACCGACGCGATGACTCATCTCATCCGAGCAGACAGGCCACAGCTTTCGTCCCGTGTGATGACAGTGGCGCTGCACGACAGGTTCACCTCCGCAATCAGCCTCGGTGAACTCCTGTACGGATTTGAGCGATCCGCGCGGCACGAGCACCTGCGCGCCATCCTGGACGAGATCGTTCTCCCCGAACTGACGGTCCTGCCCTTCGACGAGGCGGCAGCGTACCAGTATGCTGTGCTGCGTGTCTCTCTGGAGCGCCAGGGACAGACGCTGCATGAGGCCGACTTGCGCATCGCCGCCATCGCCCTCGCCCACAACCTGGCCCTCATCACCGGCAACACCCGCCACTTCCGCCGCATCCCCGGCCTGCGGGTGTATGACTGGCTCAACGCCTGA
- a CDS encoding type II toxin-antitoxin system prevent-host-death family antitoxin, with product MTTTSEAETAEYSTGKAKAHFCELVRRTELTGEEIVLTRRGRPVAKIVPIQTEPREAAREDWVLRVAGMLDDAPEVLEAIDGVYRSRQNDTFRPLHFAWDEEA from the coding sequence ATGACTACTACGTCTGAGGCGGAAACGGCTGAGTACAGTACGGGGAAAGCGAAGGCACACTTCTGTGAACTCGTCCGCCGAACCGAACTCACAGGCGAGGAGATCGTTCTGACGAGACGTGGACGGCCCGTAGCCAAGATCGTGCCGATACAGACAGAGCCAAGAGAGGCAGCGCGGGAGGACTGGGTTCTGCGGGTGGCAGGAATGCTCGACGACGCCCCTGAGGTGCTTGAAGCCATTGATGGGGTCTACCGTTCCCGACAGAACGACACCTTCCGGCCGCTGCACTTCGCGTGGGATGAAGAGGCATGA